TCCATAATCTGACGGCACGCAGGTTCGCATTCTCTTTCCCTCAGCTACTTTTATATTCCGACTACATTTGCCAATCAGTAAAGAGCGGATATGCAATTTTGTAATAAACAAGATATATCTTAATTCTATACACCTATCACTTAATAATTCAATTCCATTTATTTCTATTTCGGCTAACTTTGGTGTCACGATTTTACATTTCGTATTTTATTGCATTTGTTTATAAACAACCAATATCGtgattatttatgttatttatccTGTTTTAGTACGTGGGTTATAATAAGAATGCTATATTTAATACCGATAAAGGTTCGACTACTATTGGAAGAACGCGCTCACtaatataagtttatttttcattttttctaGCATTCATAGGCCGATTTAGAGTTAAAATTAAAGCAGCGTCACAGCGCGCAGCGAGGTCTCAAACCAGAACTTAAATGTTACGCTTATTTAGGACTTGTACATAGATAGTATCCTAGAACAAGGCAcgcaaataaattataatacaatATTACCAGAATTTTGAGTATTTCTTTGATATACTTTTTACCCCATACATTTTAACGAATAATAGAataagaaatattaaaattttacaatgGTTAGGTACTTAAATGAAATTAGTACCTTAGACCCATTAAGTGGTTCAACTTTAGGTAACATCAAGTTAACACTTTAAGTATTTGGTATTCTTCTTTAAGTATCtaagtatataatatgtatttcataACGTTGTTATTTACCCATTTTGTTCCATTATTAGGTATTCTAGATTCTAAAGTTGCTACCTAATTTACCAAGTAGATAGTAGAATATAAAGTACCTAGTTTTTACGTAGCATGTATTTTGGAGACAGCTTCCCGGTTTAAGTAGAACCCAACAGATGCGTTGAATAAGAAACTTACATGTATTTTcctgaaaaataaataagaacatCAATATGCCAtctattttaaatgaaaaatgtgCTTCTGTGGCAAGTCATTAACTGGTACACCTTGTGTTCTAGAATAGATTACAAGTCCCTAAGCTGATCGAGCTAAGTGTGTCGAATTCaattatatgtaggtaagtaaCCAGGTAAATACATACTACCATACCAATCCAATCACCTGTTTGTTAAAAATGTACATATTAAGTAAAAAGTTAtgcataaaaataatttaaacggGGTATCTTACCAGAATCCCGTGTTTATGGTAGtaacaatatatataaatataatattaaaatagtgTTATGTAAGCGAGAAATGTATAAatagatattatttaataaagagTAAAAGTTAAATGTGTTGTAAATTGTGAATGAGTGCTCTACTATCAATTGATACCAAAAATTGTAGACATCTGCAATAAGTAGATACGATGAATTGTTATGTTTTATGTTGATATATGTGtgtttaaatatattactcacCTGGGGTTGACCAGATTCATGCAACATGTAATTCAAGCTCCATTCATGCGCAAGCATAAGATCTGATGTTGAAGAAGGAAGGAAGTCGAAGAGACAAAGACAGAAGGACTAACATTACTCACAATGAATAGTATTAGCTGACATAGTGATATTGCTGGCTATGTCCGATACACCCGCTGGGATGGCAGTCATAGTCGGGGTGCCGCGGTATCGAACTAACCAAATATTTGTTTAATGTTATCACCTGCAAACAGCCATAAGCGGAACATTGCCTCGAAGCAGCTACCCTCTACCTTAGGATAGTGTTGTTTTAGTCAACTAAATTTAGCACTAGAAGGGAGGCTTGCTACGTTTATTGTTGTGAGTGTATAATTGGTTATAGTCACTGATGTACTCAAAATAAGTGACGTATAACCAGGCAGATGGTTCTTTAACATGTTAATTAATATGTCGTGTACAGAGTCGAAGTACACCTAAAAGCTCCATTTACGTAGAACAAAAATtgtaatgtgtaaaaaaaagtGTCGGATGACGTTACCAGTGTCGATGCATcctcttataaaaatatattagaatAGAAGGTTTGACGAAATATCATGAGAATTCTTACTCTATAGGAAATTCTCACGTAAATAGTTAACAGCTGGGAAGGAAATTTGCAAAAcacctaataaaataataattaaattacagCCAATCATAACATATAATAACAGCGGGTTTAGGCAATAGAGTTGAAACTGACATACGAAATAATAGTAACCAATTAAAATTCTGATTCTGATAAACTGTGTTTCAACTCTGACTGCTTTTGAAATCTAACTTTGTGTTAACTAAGCTTCGGTCACTCGACAACATTGAGGATTCTGTTTTTATTGTATCATGACTTACCAAACAACAAGCCTATTATGACAATTCCAATCACACCCATTATTATCATCATCTGTAAccaattttaaattatgtataaatattataatatcatTTTCAGTTGACACGTAatacattatatttatttttagtggaTTTGCTCATGTTGGAAAGTATACGATTATAATTGGCTACCTATTCTTTTTAAGGTTTAATTCAAGCAACAAGTCATTGATACAAAAAAGGAACGTTATTATATGTGATATTAATATATGGAGTGTCATTATTACCTTTAGATTTTGAAGCCAGAATTTGTTCTTTAAGCTCTTGGCCTGTTGTTCAAACTGCGACGCACCGTACTGGAGTGCATCTGTAATGAATATACATTACATATCTGTATCATCGAATAAAAGATTTTTAcagattaattaaaaaataataatgaacaaACTATATCAAACTGTGTTGTTTATATACATCGAATGAATTTCGTTGTTGCGTAACTATTTAACTCGTACATAAGAAAgcatttttgtaaaaataaatgtctAGTTACCGGCTCTGTCATCTAATTCTGATAATTTCGCGTCCCTTTCCAGAACTTTCTCGACGTTGGTTTTCATAATATCCACCACCTAGAAAATTAAATCATATATAGGTAAGTAAaattagcctgtgtggtgacgggttaagaatttcac
This genomic window from Leguminivora glycinivorella isolate SPB_JAAS2020 chromosome 1, LegGlyc_1.1, whole genome shotgun sequence contains:
- the LOC125226698 gene encoding vesicle-associated membrane protein 2-like isoform X2, which translates into the protein MAAPEGAPGMPPSEPQTGPDGEIIGGPRNMQQVAAQRRLQQTQAQVDEVVDIMKTNVEKVLERDAKLSELDDRADALQYGASQFEQQAKSLKNKFWLQNLKMMIIMGVIGIVIIGLLFGKYM
- the LOC125226698 gene encoding vesicle-associated membrane protein 2-like isoform X1, whose protein sequence is MAAPEGAPGMPPSEPQTGPDGEIIGGPRNMQQVAAQRRLQQTQAQVDEVVDIMKTNVEKVLERDAKLSELDDRADALQYGASQFEQQAKSLKNKFWLQNLKMMIIMGVIGIVIIGLLFVRYRGTPTMTAIPAGVSDIASNITMSANTIH